In a genomic window of Candidatus Competibacteraceae bacterium:
- a CDS encoding c-type cytochrome has product MMHKQVISLLGALIITQLAHSEPLGLPPLPIPVDNPQTPEKIALGAKLFNDRRFSTTGDIACAHCHASDKAFTDLKTVSEGIQGLRGTRNAPTVINAAYFKSQFWDGREPSLERQSMQPLLNPVEMALPNHDPVLEIARTDPDYQKAFQAVFAKSGDGITMDEVSKAIAAFERTLIAGDSPFDHYYFGGEKKAMTPAQVRGFSLFLNEGRCVSCHTIEHNHALFTDSRFHNIGIGINQIQDQVPGLATSFLQAKAQGVNVDKAVLGDKKTSELGRFAVTSLIDELGSFKTPTLRNVAVTAPYMHDGSLKTLREVMVHYNNGGVNQKGERVNPYLSGGIRPLNLTDAQIDDLVAFMEALTSPQFAKVATAAQPAAQPAAKPAGRKP; this is encoded by the coding sequence ATGATGCACAAGCAGGTCATTTCATTATTGGGTGCGTTGATCATAACCCAACTGGCGCACTCAGAACCTTTGGGGTTGCCGCCGTTACCCATCCCCGTCGATAACCCGCAAACCCCGGAAAAGATCGCGCTGGGCGCAAAATTATTTAACGACCGGCGCTTCAGCACCACGGGCGACATCGCCTGCGCCCATTGCCACGCGTCGGATAAGGCGTTTACCGATTTAAAGACGGTTTCCGAAGGCATTCAGGGATTGAGGGGCACGCGCAACGCGCCCACCGTCATCAATGCCGCCTATTTTAAATCCCAGTTTTGGGATGGGCGCGAACCCAGCTTGGAGCGCCAATCCATGCAACCGCTGTTGAATCCGGTGGAAATGGCGCTACCCAATCACGATCCGGTGCTGGAAATCGCCAGAACCGATCCCGATTATCAAAAAGCGTTTCAAGCCGTCTTCGCTAAATCCGGCGACGGCATCACCATGGATGAAGTGTCCAAAGCCATCGCCGCGTTTGAAAGAACGTTGATCGCCGGGGATTCGCCTTTCGACCATTATTATTTCGGCGGAGAGAAAAAAGCCATGACCCCAGCGCAAGTGCGCGGGTTTTCATTGTTTCTCAACGAAGGTCGCTGCGTGTCCTGCCATACCATCGAGCACAATCACGCGCTGTTTACCGACAGCCGGTTTCATAACATCGGTATCGGCATCAACCAAATTCAAGATCAGGTTCCCGGTTTGGCGACATCGTTTTTACAGGCCAAGGCTCAAGGTGTAAACGTCGATAAAGCCGTGCTGGGCGACAAGAAAACCTCCGAACTCGGTCGTTTCGCGGTCACCAGCTTGATCGATGAATTGGGGTCCTTCAAAACGCCCACGCTGCGCAATGTCGCCGTAACAGCACCCTATATGCACGATGGCAGCCTCAAGACGCTTCGTGAAGTCATGGTGCATTACAACAACGGCGGCGTGAATCAAAAAGGCGAACGGGTGAACCCCTACCTGAGCGGGGGCATCCGTCCGTTGAATTTGACCGACGCGCAAATCGATGATTTGGTCGCCTTTATGGAAGCGCTGACCAGCCCGCAATTCGCCAAGGTGGCGACGGCCGCCCAGCCCGCCGCCCAGCCCGCCGCCAAACCAGCCGGGAGGAAGCCATGA
- a CDS encoding LysR family transcriptional regulator — protein MPPPELHITLQELRYLVAVAEEKHFERAAELCHVSQSTLSAQLKKLEDQLNVTLFDRSQRQVTPTPVGREIIAQARLTLEEADKIQEIALQRLDPMQGSLRVGIIPTLGPYLMPAILARLKTVYPKLRLFLREDLTDHLLRQLRGGQLDVLLMALPVKSEGVETLALFEEPFQVALPAGHPLTARVQIRERDLRDYRILLLEEGHCLRDQALALCESPQVIEEFSATSLETLRQMVAVGIGLTLLPELAIRLAQTADYQHLIEIRPFAPPAPTRAIGLVWRRNFPRQAAVERLAEVIQNHLPAGLTHAARP, from the coding sequence ATGCCGCCACCGGAATTGCACATCACGCTACAAGAATTGCGTTATTTAGTCGCTGTCGCCGAGGAAAAACATTTCGAACGCGCGGCTGAACTTTGCCACGTCAGTCAATCGACGTTGAGCGCCCAGCTTAAAAAACTGGAGGATCAACTCAACGTCACGCTATTCGATCGCAGCCAGCGCCAAGTCACTCCGACGCCAGTGGGCCGAGAAATCATCGCTCAGGCCCGCCTGACCTTGGAGGAAGCGGATAAAATCCAAGAAATCGCCTTGCAACGGCTCGATCCGATGCAAGGTTCCCTGCGCGTCGGCATCATCCCCACGCTGGGTCCGTATTTGATGCCGGCCATTCTGGCGCGGCTGAAAACGGTTTATCCGAAACTGCGGCTGTTCCTGCGCGAGGATTTGACCGACCATTTGCTGCGCCAACTGCGCGGCGGTCAGCTCGATGTGCTGCTCATGGCGCTTCCGGTAAAAAGCGAGGGGGTCGAAACCCTGGCGCTGTTCGAGGAACCGTTCCAAGTCGCGCTGCCGGCCGGCCATCCCTTGACCGCGCGCGTCCAGATCAGGGAAAGGGATTTGAGGGACTACCGCATCTTGCTGCTGGAGGAAGGCCATTGCTTGCGCGATCAAGCGCTGGCGCTTTGTGAGTCGCCCCAAGTGATTGAGGAATTTTCGGCGACCAGTCTGGAAACCTTGCGGCAGATGGTGGCGGTCGGGATCGGTCTCACCCTGTTGCCGGAGTTGGCCATCCGCCTAGCCCAAACCGCCGATTACCAGCATTTGATCGAAATCCGCCCGTTCGCGCCGCCGGCCCCCACCCGCGCCATCGGTTTGGTGTGGCGTCGGAATTTTCCCCGCCAAGCGGCCGTCGAACGGCTGGCGGAGGTCATTCAGAATCATCTACCAGCCGGCCTTACTCACGCCGCAAGGCCCTAG
- a CDS encoding PLP-dependent transferase translates to MTDSSRPLGFATRAVHAGQSPDPATGAVVTPIYATSTYVQSSPGVHQGFEYSRSQNPTRFAYERCVADLEGGEAGFAFASGLAATSTVLELLDTGDHLVALDDIYGGTRRLFEQVRRRSAGLTFSYSDLRDRAALEAALTPKTRMIWVETPSNPLMKLVDLEMVAAVGRARGVLTVADNTFATPWSQRPLEYGFDIVLHSATKYLNGHSDIIGGVAVCRGRDLVERLTYLQNAIGGIAGPFDSFLALRGLKTLSLRMERHSANALRVATWLERHPKIERVIYPGLPSHPQHLLARRQMQGGFGGMIGAVVRGGLTEVKEFLARCRLFALAESLGGVESLIEHPAIMTHASVPPEVRRQLGFDDGLVRLSVGIEDVDDLIADLAQALGSAL, encoded by the coding sequence ATGACCGACTCCTCCCGTCCACTCGGTTTCGCCACCCGCGCCGTGCACGCCGGCCAATCGCCCGATCCGGCCACCGGCGCGGTGGTCACCCCGATTTATGCGACGTCCACCTACGTGCAATCGAGTCCGGGCGTGCATCAGGGTTTTGAATATTCGCGCAGCCAAAACCCGACCCGTTTCGCTTACGAGCGCTGCGTGGCCGATCTGGAAGGCGGCGAGGCCGGATTTGCGTTCGCGTCCGGGCTGGCGGCGACCTCGACGGTGTTGGAGTTGTTGGATACGGGCGATCATCTGGTGGCCTTGGACGATATTTACGGCGGCACCCGTCGCTTGTTCGAGCAAGTGCGCCGCCGCAGCGCCGGCCTGACCTTTTCCTATTCCGACCTGCGCGACCGCGCGGCCCTGGAGGCGGCGCTGACGCCGAAAACCCGGATGATCTGGGTGGAGACCCCTAGCAATCCGCTGATGAAGTTGGTGGATTTGGAGATGGTCGCCGCCGTGGGGCGCGCGCGCGGCGTTCTGACCGTGGCCGACAACACCTTCGCCACGCCGTGGTCGCAGCGGCCGTTGGAATACGGCTTCGATATCGTTTTGCATTCGGCCACCAAATACCTCAACGGCCATTCCGACATCATCGGCGGGGTGGCGGTCTGTCGCGGCCGGGATCTGGTCGAGCGATTGACCTACCTGCAAAACGCCATCGGCGGAATCGCGGGGCCGTTCGACAGCTTTCTCGCCTTGCGCGGCCTGAAAACGTTAAGTTTGCGCATGGAGCGGCACAGCGCCAACGCGCTGCGCGTCGCGACCTGGTTGGAGCGGCATCCGAAAATCGAGCGAGTGATTTACCCTGGCTTGCCCAGCCATCCCCAACACCTGCTGGCGCGGCGACAGATGCAAGGAGGGTTCGGTGGGATGATCGGGGCGGTGGTGCGCGGCGGTCTGACGGAGGTGAAGGAATTTCTCGCCCGCTGTCGGTTGTTTGCGCTGGCGGAGAGCTTGGGCGGCGTGGAAAGTTTGATCGAACATCCGGCGATCATGACCCATGCGTCCGTGCCGCCGGAGGTGCGCCGGCAACTGGGTTTCGACGACGGCTTGGTGCGCTTGTCGGTCGGGATTGAGGACGTTGATGATCTCATCGCCGATCTGGCGCAGGCGTTGGGATCAGCGTTGTGA
- a CDS encoding TenA family protein — MALSDTLWQANADLAQACLNQPFVQGIGNGSLPRSRFAWYIGQDAFYLQAFARAYTIAAAKAPDWIGFRKLHELAGGVFQELELHHMIAKAWELELDRITPGTTTRRYIDFLLATAWGQETGITLAAMMPCMRLYAWLGQQLARRQQQAHPYSDWITTYSSADFDQLATRLERLLDRYTPDTPIASETYRYAMQCETDFFQAAWRAA; from the coding sequence ATGGCGCTTTCGGACACGCTCTGGCAAGCCAACGCCGATCTGGCACAAGCTTGCCTCAACCAACCCTTCGTGCAAGGCATCGGCAACGGTTCGCTGCCTCGGTCGCGCTTCGCCTGGTATATCGGGCAGGATGCGTTCTACCTGCAAGCCTTCGCCCGCGCCTACACCATCGCCGCCGCCAAGGCGCCAGACTGGATCGGGTTTCGGAAATTGCACGAGCTGGCGGGCGGCGTGTTTCAAGAGCTGGAACTTCATCACATGATCGCCAAGGCGTGGGAACTTGAGTTGGACCGTATCACACCGGGTACGACCACCCGGCGTTATATCGACTTCCTGCTGGCCACGGCTTGGGGACAGGAGACCGGTATCACCCTTGCGGCCATGATGCCTTGCATGAGGCTCTACGCTTGGCTGGGCCAGCAATTGGCTCGCCGCCAACAACAGGCTCATCCCTACAGCGACTGGATAACGACCTACAGCAGCGCCGACTTCGACCAGCTGGCGACCCGGCTGGAACGATTGCTCGACCGTTATACACCGGATACTCCAATCGCCTCCGAGACTTACCGTTACGCCATGCAGTGCGAAACCGATTTTTTTCAGGCTGCTTGGCGGGCTGCCTGA